DNA sequence from the Arthrobacter sp. V1I9 genome:
GCCGTTGTTGCCCACCACGTTGAAGATTCCGCCGATGATCAGGGCAGCCACCGCGAAGAACGACAGGATGCCGGCGGTCCTGCCGCGCAGGCCCAGGATGAGGATCCCGAGGCCCAGGACGGCTGCTGCGCTGGCCCAGGCGATGGCGTTGGTGGAGTCGCCGAGGTCAATGATGTTCGTGACATCCAGCGCTTTCAGTCCCGCGCCCACCAGCAGGGCGCTGCCGGCAGCGATCGCGACGGCGGGGGTGCCGGGGCCCGCCGGGCGAACCTTGGGTGCAGGCGGGGGACCCTGCGGCTGGCGGGTGCCGCCGGCACCGCCGTTGTTCCATCCGCCGCCGGACCCGGCGCCTCCGTAGGGGCTGCCGGTGAAAGGACCTGTGCCCGCAACGTCCGAGTAGGGGGGAGTGGTTCCAGCGGTAGCCGCTGCCGAGTAGGCGTTGGTGCCAGGGTAGGCCGTGCTGCCGGGGTAGGAGGCCATGCCTGGCCCTGCCGCGCTGGCCGGTGTTCCAACCGCTGCCTTGTTCCGCTGCGCGAGGTAGTAGATCAGGTAGATGGCGCCGCCAACCCAGAAGACGGTCCAGAGGAAGGCACCGAAGCCGCGGTCGCCCCAGCCCCAGAATCCGCCGCCCAGCCCGCTGAAGCCAAGGATGACCGCAATCAGGGAACCGGTCATGCCGCCGGTCCACCTGCCGGCCCCCGCCTCCTGGACATGGATCCTTCCGTCGGGCTCGGGCAGGAACGCCCACGCCAGGCCGTAGGCAAGCACACCGATGCCCGCGAAGAGGGTGAGGACGATGAAGACGCCGCGGACGATCAGCGGGTCAATGCCCAGGCGCTGGGCGATCCCGCTGGAGACACCGCCGATCCAGCGGTCCTGGCCTCGCGTGATTCCGTGGCTGCGGATCCATCCGAAGAAGTCAGTCTGTTGACTGGGCATTTCCGTGTAGGCGTAGCTGCCGGTGCTCTGGCTTGAGGTGCCTTGGCTTGAGTAGGGTCCGGCCGACGGCCCGGCGGTGGGCCCGCCGGAGCTGTCCTGCGCCGCGTAGTCCTGGGTGGAGTCCTGTGTGGATTCCGGCTCCGGGTTCTGGTCCGACGCCGATGGGGAAGCAGGCGGCAGCAGGGGCTCCGTGAGGTGTTCGTTTTCCCGCTTGGGGAGGGGCTCCGTTGGCTGGCCGTCATCAGGGGTGGGGGTTTGCGAGTTCATACCTCGATCCTTCCGCCCACGGCGGTTTGGCTCTATTGGGGGACACCCTGAACGGTCCCTGACCGGCCCCCGGTTCCGGCCGGAATACGGTCCGGGCTACCCTGATCCGTGCTTGGATTGATCCATGACAACCGTCCCCGTCCGCCCCCCGCTGGTCCGCCGCAGCGACCGCTTCCTCGCGGGTGTGTGCTCCGGCCTAGCCATCCATCTTGGTTGGCCGGTTAAGAACGTGCGGGTTGCGATGGTCCTGGCCTCGCTGGCCGGCGGGGCCGGCGTCGTTTTCTATGCCTGGCTGTGGATCATGGTGCCAACCGCGGACGAAAGCGCCCGCCGGCAGGCGCGCCGCCCGGCGTCGCCCATTGCCCCAACTGTGAGCCGCGAGCCCGTGCCCGCCTCCGTTCCCCGGGGAATGGCACCGGCCGGAATTGGACCGTCCTTGCGTAGCCCTGGAGCGGTGCCGCCCGGAATGGCCGACGGCGGCCGTGGCGCGTCCGCCGACCCTCCCGGTGCCCGTGGTTACCTATCGGGCGGGCCGGCTCCCGGACATGCCTCGGAGGCTGGCCGGCCGCCCTTGTTCAGGTTCCGTGAGATGCGGTACGGCAAGGAGATCCTGCTGGGCGTCGGGCTGCTCCTGGTGGCGGGCATCCTCGTCGCCCAGCTCCTGGGCGTGGACGTTCCGCTGGGCACCCTGATACCGGCGGCTGCAGTTCTCGGCGGCGCCTCAATTGCCTGGATGCAGCTGGATGAGACCCGGCGGGCCGGGCTGGTGGACAAGACCAAAGCGGACCAGGCCGGGGGTTGGGCCAGGCTAGCGGCAGGCCTGGCGCTGGTGGTGGCGGGCGTTCTCGTGATGGTGTCCGGATCGGGTTCGTGGGAACAGACCTGGCTGGCGCTGCTGGCTTCCGTGGCTGTCCTCGGCGGGGTGGTGCTGGTCCTGCTTCCATGGGCGCTGAAATTCTGGCGGGACCTGGAAGCGGAGCGGGCCGGCAGGATCCGGGAAACCGAGCGGGCCGAGATTGCAGCCCACCTGCACGACTCCGTGCTCCAGACGCTGGCACTTATCCAGCGCCGCGCCGCCAATGAGCACGACGTCGTCCGGCTGGCCCGCGCGCAGGAGCGGGAGTTGCGGGGCTGGCTGTTCGAGGACCCGGGCAAGGACGCCGGGCAGCTGTCGGACCGGATCAAGGCCGCAGCTGCCGAAGTGGAAGACCTGTTAGGCAACGCGGTCGAGGTGGTCAGTGTGGGAGACACCGCCGTTAGCGAGGGGCATGAGGCGTTGATCCAGGCCAGCCGCGAGGCCATGCTGAACGCTTCCCGCCACGGCGGCGGGACCGTCTCGGTCTACCTGGAGGCATCCGACGGCCGCGCCGAGGTCTTCATCAAGGACCGGGGCCCCGGCTTCGATCTGCAGGACGTGCCGGAGGACAGGCTCGGCGTCCGGGAGTCCATCATCGGCCGGATGAACCGCCACGGCGGCACGGCCACCATCGCCAGCACCAGTGAAGGCACGGAGGTGCGGCTGGGCTTCCCTGCCGCCCCGCAGGACAGCACGGAAGGCAAACCATGAATACAACGCAGGGACCCGGTACAGGACCCGTCCGGACCGCCAGGTCAGCAAGGGTGGTCATTGTGGACGACCACGCCATCTTCCGCTCAGGCCTGAAGGCCGACCTCGACCCCAGCATCCGCGTGGTGGGGGAGGCAGCGACGGTGGAGCAGGCCATTGCCGTCATTGGGCAGGAGCGCCCGGACGTGGTGCTGCTGGACGTCCACCTGCCCGGCGGCCTCGGCGGCGGGGGCCGCGAAGTCATTGCCGGTTCCGCTGCCCTGTTGTCCACCACCAAATTCCTCGCCCTCAGCGTTTCCGACGCGGCCGAGGACGTTGTGGCGGTGATCCGCGCTGGAGCGCGCGGTTACGTCACCAAAACCATCTCGGGGGCGGAAATCACCGATGCCGTGTACCGGGTTGCCGGCGGGGACGCCGTCTTCTCGCCGCGGCTTGCCGGTTTTGTCCTGGACGCCTTTGGCACAGCCCCCGCGGACATTGCGGACGACGAACTGGACAAACTTTCCGCCCGGGAGCTGGAGGTCATGCGCCTGATCGCCCGCGGCTACAGCTACAAGGAAGTGGCAAAGGAGCTCTTCATCAGCATCAAGACGGTGGAAACCCACGTGTCCGCCGTGCTCCGCAAGCTGCAGCTCTCCAGCCGGCACGAACTGACCAAGTGGGCCGCCGAGCGCCGCCTCCTCTAACCCAACGCTCTCTCACTTAACGCGCGTTTTTCCCCAACGCTCTATCACTTGATGCGGATTAACCCGGAACGCTCTCTCACTCTCCCTGAAGAAAGTGATAGAGCGTTCGGGTTTTTCCTGCAGGAAGTGAGAGAGCGTGCTTACTGGGCCTTCCCGAGGAAGTCCTGCAGCCGCTGGACGCCGGTGGCCAGGTCCTCGTCGCCAAGCGCGTACGAAAGGCGCAGGTAGCCTGAGGGCCCGAAAGCCTCGCCCGGAACCACTGCCACCTCAACCTCGTCCAGGATCAGGGCTGCGAGTTCGGCGGAGGTCTGCGGCGTGGCGGTGCCGGACGCCGTCGGGAATTCCTTGCCCAGCAGCGCGCGAACGTCCGCATAGACGTAGAAGGCGCCCTTCGGCGTCGGGCATTCCACACCTTCAATGGCGTTGAGGCCGGCGACGATGGCCTTGCGGCGCCGGTTGAACGCGACTTTCATCTCGTCCACGGCAGTCAGCGGCCCGGACACGGCGGCGAGGGCGGCCATCTGGGGGATGTTGGAGACGTTGGACGTGGCGTGGGACTGCAAGTTCGTGGCGGCCTTGATGACGTCGGCCGGGCCGATCATCCAGCCCACGCGCCAGCCGGTCATGGCATAGGTCTTGGCCACCCCGTTGAGGATGACAACCTTGTCGCCCAATTCGGGGGCTGCGGTAGCGATCGAGGTGAAGGGAACGCCGTCGTAGGTCAGGTGCTCGTAGATTTCATCGGTGACGACCCACAGGCCCTTGGCAGCGGCCCACTTGCCGATTTCCGCCACCTTCTCGGGTGAGTAGACGGATCCGGTGGGGTTCGACGGCGAGACGAACAGCAGGATCTTCGTCCTGTCAGTAACGGCTGCCTCGAGCTGCTCCACAGTCACCAGGTAGTCCTGCTCCGGGCCGGCAAACACCTCCACCGGCACGCCGCCGGCGAGGCGGATGGCCTCAGGATAGGTGGTCCAGAACGGGGTGGGAACTATAACTTCGTCGCCCGGATCAACCAAGGTGGCGAAGGTGTTGTAGACCGCCTGCTTGCCGCCGTTGGTCACCAGGACCTGGGAAGCGTCGACGGCGTAGCCCGAGTCCCGCAGGGTCTTCTCCGCAATGGCCTTCTTCAGCTCGGGCAGCCCGCCGGCGGGGGAGTAGCGGTGGTACTTCGGCTGGCTGGCCGCTTCGATGGCTGCCTGGACGATGTAGTCCGGGGTGGGAAAGTCGGGTTCACCTGCACCGAAACCAATAACCGGCCGGCCTGCTGCCTTCAGCGCCTTCGCCTTGGCATCAACGGCAAGGGTTGCGGATTCGGCAATAGCGGAAATGCGCTGGGAAACGCGGGCGGCAGACATGGCAGGTCCGTTCTTCGCTTGCAGCCCGGAGGCTGGAATGTGGGATTCGACGTGATCTACTCTATGCTGTTCACCGGACCCTCCGGGTTGCCCGTTTTGATTGTGACTGCCTGCCAGTCAAGGTCATCACTGGTCAGCGGGGAGGGCCGGAAACGGGCTGGTTCGACGAACGCGAAGTTGTTGCGTAGACTGGTTCACCGGTGTTGAAAACACGGATGATGACGTGCGCCCCAGTGGAAACTGGTGGTTCATTGTCGAAGCGTGGAATTCACTCCATAGGGTAGTGGCGCAATTGGTAGCGCAGCGGTCTCCAAAACCGCAGGTTGCAGGTTCGAGTCCTGTCTGCCCTGCGCAAGCTGCCCCGGGCGAAAATCCGGGGCAAGCGCAGCAACCATGGTTCTGATCAGGGCCGGGTAATCCAACATTGCAAAGATGAGCGAGGACCAGGTGACCGAAACAGCTGCCAGCAGCTCCAAGGGCCGCCCAGCTAAGAAGGACGCCAAGGCAAACTTCTTCGCCCGCATTGCACTCTTCATCCGCCAGATCATCGGCGAACTGAAGAAGGTTGTTGCACCAACCCGCAAGGAACTGATCAACTACACGCTCGTGGTGCTGGTGTTCGTCGGCATCATGATGATCATCGTCA
Encoded proteins:
- a CDS encoding pyridoxal phosphate-dependent aminotransferase — encoded protein: MSAARVSQRISAIAESATLAVDAKAKALKAAGRPVIGFGAGEPDFPTPDYIVQAAIEAASQPKYHRYSPAGGLPELKKAIAEKTLRDSGYAVDASQVLVTNGGKQAVYNTFATLVDPGDEVIVPTPFWTTYPEAIRLAGGVPVEVFAGPEQDYLVTVEQLEAAVTDRTKILLFVSPSNPTGSVYSPEKVAEIGKWAAAKGLWVVTDEIYEHLTYDGVPFTSIATAAPELGDKVVILNGVAKTYAMTGWRVGWMIGPADVIKAATNLQSHATSNVSNIPQMAALAAVSGPLTAVDEMKVAFNRRRKAIVAGLNAIEGVECPTPKGAFYVYADVRALLGKEFPTASGTATPQTSAELAALILDEVEVAVVPGEAFGPSGYLRLSYALGDEDLATGVQRLQDFLGKAQ
- a CDS encoding response regulator transcription factor — encoded protein: MNTTQGPGTGPVRTARSARVVIVDDHAIFRSGLKADLDPSIRVVGEAATVEQAIAVIGQERPDVVLLDVHLPGGLGGGGREVIAGSAALLSTTKFLALSVSDAAEDVVAVIRAGARGYVTKTISGAEITDAVYRVAGGDAVFSPRLAGFVLDAFGTAPADIADDELDKLSARELEVMRLIARGYSYKEVAKELFISIKTVETHVSAVLRKLQLSSRHELTKWAAERRLL
- the secE gene encoding preprotein translocase subunit SecE translates to MSEDQVTETAASSSKGRPAKKDAKANFFARIALFIRQIIGELKKVVAPTRKELINYTLVVLVFVGIMMIIVSLLDLGFGTAVSWIFGGSVPTDN
- a CDS encoding PspC domain-containing protein, encoding MNSQTPTPDDGQPTEPLPKRENEHLTEPLLPPASPSASDQNPEPESTQDSTQDYAAQDSSGGPTAGPSAGPYSSQGTSSQSTGSYAYTEMPSQQTDFFGWIRSHGITRGQDRWIGGVSSGIAQRLGIDPLIVRGVFIVLTLFAGIGVLAYGLAWAFLPEPDGRIHVQEAGAGRWTGGMTGSLIAVILGFSGLGGGFWGWGDRGFGAFLWTVFWVGGAIYLIYYLAQRNKAAVGTPASAAGPGMASYPGSTAYPGTNAYSAAATAGTTPPYSDVAGTGPFTGSPYGGAGSGGGWNNGGAGGTRQPQGPPPAPKVRPAGPGTPAVAIAAGSALLVGAGLKALDVTNIIDLGDSTNAIAWASAAAVLGLGILILGLRGRTAGILSFFAVAALIIGGIFNVVGNNGDRVRFQQVDWTPTSIGQASDGLNITAGRGTVDLTELALATPLQSDVVVPLDFTASNVTVVIPDTVPVDIRADMTLGNLTEGGSQRGGTTTRESSYNTDKPGSHLVIQIDGTVSNVTIKEGN
- a CDS encoding ATP-binding protein; translated protein: MTTVPVRPPLVRRSDRFLAGVCSGLAIHLGWPVKNVRVAMVLASLAGGAGVVFYAWLWIMVPTADESARRQARRPASPIAPTVSREPVPASVPRGMAPAGIGPSLRSPGAVPPGMADGGRGASADPPGARGYLSGGPAPGHASEAGRPPLFRFREMRYGKEILLGVGLLLVAGILVAQLLGVDVPLGTLIPAAAVLGGASIAWMQLDETRRAGLVDKTKADQAGGWARLAAGLALVVAGVLVMVSGSGSWEQTWLALLASVAVLGGVVLVLLPWALKFWRDLEAERAGRIRETERAEIAAHLHDSVLQTLALIQRRAANEHDVVRLARAQERELRGWLFEDPGKDAGQLSDRIKAAAAEVEDLLGNAVEVVSVGDTAVSEGHEALIQASREAMLNASRHGGGTVSVYLEASDGRAEVFIKDRGPGFDLQDVPEDRLGVRESIIGRMNRHGGTATIASTSEGTEVRLGFPAAPQDSTEGKP